The proteins below come from a single Afipia felis ATCC 53690 genomic window:
- a CDS encoding ATP phosphoribosyltransferase regulatory subunit, producing the protein MNTASTSPVTGSAARADALLSAFAGAGYEQAAPAILQPAEPFLDLSGEDIRKSLYLTTDPNGEDLCLRPDLTIPVARDYLASPRAGKPGNFYYLGPVFRFRGGKPSEFLQAGVESFGRNDRAAADAEMMALALEATTAFGVRDLDIRSGDAALFMALIDALKLAPVWRRRLVKCFNRKTSITAEVENLRQGAGQSDYEGVLAALAGSDRKAALALVTDLMSIAGTENVGGRTTAEIADRFLEQSTLKGGTLSRETLTLIERFLAISGEPDEALAQLRNLTADARLDINAALDAFENRIGFMAARGIDTGKIAFSTSFGRGLDYYTGFEFEIRRNNNGGEPLVGGGRYDDLLTRLGAASPTPAVGFSVWIDALTKAGGAA; encoded by the coding sequence ATGAATACCGCTTCCACCTCGCCCGTGACCGGGTCCGCCGCCCGGGCGGATGCCTTGCTGTCGGCGTTCGCAGGCGCCGGCTACGAGCAGGCCGCGCCCGCGATCCTGCAGCCGGCTGAGCCCTTTCTCGACCTTTCCGGCGAGGACATTCGCAAGAGCCTCTACCTCACCACCGATCCGAACGGTGAGGATCTGTGCCTGCGCCCCGACCTCACCATCCCGGTCGCGCGCGATTATCTGGCCTCTCCCCGCGCCGGCAAGCCCGGGAACTTCTACTATCTCGGCCCGGTGTTCCGCTTTCGTGGCGGCAAACCCAGCGAATTCCTGCAGGCTGGCGTTGAATCCTTCGGACGCAACGACCGTGCCGCAGCCGACGCCGAGATGATGGCGCTGGCACTTGAAGCAACCACCGCTTTCGGCGTGCGCGACCTCGATATCCGCTCTGGCGATGCCGCGCTGTTCATGGCGCTGATCGATGCACTCAAGCTCGCGCCGGTGTGGCGGCGGCGACTGGTGAAATGTTTCAACCGCAAGACCAGCATCACCGCCGAGGTCGAAAACCTGAGGCAGGGCGCGGGCCAGAGCGACTATGAGGGCGTGCTGGCCGCGCTCGCAGGTTCCGACCGCAAGGCCGCGCTCGCGCTCGTTACCGACCTGATGTCGATCGCGGGCACAGAGAATGTCGGCGGCCGCACAACAGCGGAAATCGCAGACCGTTTCCTCGAACAGTCGACGCTGAAAGGCGGCACGCTGTCGCGCGAGACGCTGACGCTGATCGAGCGTTTCCTCGCCATTTCAGGCGAACCCGACGAGGCGCTCGCGCAATTGCGCAATCTCACCGCCGATGCCCGGCTCGATATCAACGCTGCTCTCGACGCGTTCGAGAACCGCATCGGCTTCATGGCGGCACGCGGCATCGACACCGGCAAGATCGCGTTCTCGACCTCGTTCGGCCGCGGACTCGACTATTACACCGGCTTCGAATTCGAAATCCGCCGCAACAACAATGGCGGCGAACCGCTGGTCGGCGGTGGCCGCTACGACGACCTGCTGACGCGGCTCGGCGCAGCCTCTCCCACTCCCGCCGTCGGATTCTCGGTCTGGATCGACGCGCTGACCAAGGCGGGAGGCGCCGCATGA
- the hisG gene encoding ATP phosphoribosyltransferase, producing the protein MTNPFVLAVPSKGRLQENADAFFARAGLALAKPRGARDYRGTISGLDQVEIAYLSASEIAAQLARGQIHLGITGEDLIRESIADADRRVMLIESLGFGSANVVVAVPQAWIDVRTMADLDDVATSFRVKHNRRMRVATKYINLTRHFFALHGIVDYRIVESAGATEGAPASGAAELIVDITTTGATLAANGLKVLDDGTMLRSQANLVASRAADWNADARETARIILDHIAARARAAKYKEVRTRLANCDDVLLTEIHDRFGAVAPFGGPVPSGLLTLHCPPAQLYALGSLLRARGAETVSIGSLDYVMARDNPLFSRLEAFLAT; encoded by the coding sequence ATGACCAATCCGTTCGTTCTTGCCGTTCCCTCCAAGGGCCGGCTTCAGGAAAATGCCGACGCCTTCTTTGCCCGCGCAGGCCTCGCGCTCGCCAAACCGCGCGGCGCACGCGACTATCGCGGCACCATCTCGGGCCTCGATCAGGTTGAGATCGCTTATCTCTCCGCGAGCGAGATCGCGGCGCAGCTCGCGCGCGGCCAGATTCACCTCGGCATCACCGGCGAGGATTTGATCCGCGAAAGTATCGCGGACGCCGACAGGCGCGTGATGCTGATCGAATCGCTCGGGTTTGGCAGCGCTAATGTGGTGGTCGCCGTGCCGCAGGCGTGGATCGATGTGCGCACCATGGCAGACCTCGACGACGTCGCGACCTCGTTCCGCGTCAAGCACAACCGCCGTATGCGGGTCGCCACCAAATACATTAACCTGACGCGCCACTTTTTCGCGCTGCACGGCATCGTCGATTATCGCATCGTCGAAAGTGCCGGCGCGACTGAAGGCGCTCCCGCGAGCGGCGCGGCCGAACTGATCGTTGACATCACCACGACCGGCGCGACGCTGGCCGCCAACGGCCTGAAGGTGCTCGACGACGGCACGATGCTGCGCAGCCAGGCCAATCTCGTTGCCTCCCGCGCCGCCGACTGGAATGCAGATGCACGCGAGACAGCGCGCATCATCCTCGACCACATTGCCGCCCGCGCTCGCGCGGCAAAGTACAAGGAAGTTCGCACCCGGCTCGCGAATTGCGACGATGTGCTGCTCACGGAGATTCACGACCGCTTCGGAGCGGTCGCGCCGTTCGGTGGTCCGGTGCCATCGGGCCTCCTCACGCTGCACTGTCCGCCCGCGCAGCTTTACGCGCTCGGCAGCCTGCTGCGCGCGCGTGGCGCCGAAACGGTGAGCATCGGCTCGCTCGACTATGTGATGGCCCGCGACAATCCGCTGTTCTCGCGGCTGGAAGCTTTTCTCGCAACATGA
- a CDS encoding glycosyltransferase family 2 protein, translating into MVMSGSEVPAPIREKLPAATHGLSIVVPLLNEAPGLVALHDRISTLAIKLKQRYGLPCEVIYVDDGSTDATLTIARDLPADKLDVQTVSLSRNFGKEAALMAGLDHARLGAVLFMDGDGQHSPDLAEQLVRHWIEGGYDVVYTAKAHRQNESALRRLAVHNFYWLVNWGARQKIPEDAGDFRLLSPRAARALRMMPERNRFFKGLTSWIGFRQMRVDYEPEPRAHGTTTFNARRLLGLSIEGITSFSVAPLRIASLLGMLIALFALLFGLSIMWETLTTGKSVPGYPSLVIGMMTLGGVQLIVIGVLGEYIGKILSELKARPIYFVAEQSLRTSPDQTNATHSSSHTADPV; encoded by the coding sequence ATGGTTATGTCCGGGTCTGAGGTTCCAGCCCCCATTCGCGAGAAACTTCCCGCTGCCACGCACGGGTTGTCCATCGTGGTGCCATTGCTCAACGAGGCCCCGGGCCTGGTGGCGCTGCACGACCGCATCTCCACGCTCGCTATCAAGCTGAAGCAGCGCTATGGCCTACCCTGCGAGGTGATTTACGTCGACGACGGTTCGACCGACGCCACGCTGACGATTGCGCGCGACCTGCCGGCCGACAAACTCGACGTGCAGACGGTGTCACTGTCGCGCAATTTCGGCAAGGAAGCTGCGCTGATGGCAGGCCTCGACCATGCCCGGCTCGGCGCGGTGCTGTTCATGGACGGCGACGGCCAGCATTCGCCGGATCTTGCCGAGCAACTGGTGCGCCACTGGATCGAGGGTGGGTACGACGTCGTCTACACCGCCAAGGCCCATCGCCAGAACGAGTCGGCGCTGCGCCGTTTGGCGGTTCATAATTTCTATTGGCTGGTGAATTGGGGCGCGCGCCAGAAAATCCCGGAGGATGCCGGCGATTTCCGCCTGCTGTCGCCGCGCGCCGCGCGTGCATTACGGATGATGCCGGAGCGCAACCGCTTCTTCAAAGGCCTGACGAGCTGGATCGGCTTCCGCCAGATGCGGGTCGATTACGAGCCGGAGCCGCGCGCCCACGGCACCACGACCTTCAACGCCCGCCGTCTGCTGGGTCTATCGATCGAGGGCATTACCTCCTTCTCGGTCGCGCCGCTGCGAATCGCGAGCCTGCTCGGCATGCTGATCGCGCTGTTTGCGCTGCTGTTCGGCCTGTCGATCATGTGGGAGACCCTGACGACCGGCAAATCGGTGCCGGGTTATCCGTCGCTCGTGATAGGCATGATGACCCTCGGTGGCGTGCAGTTGATCGTCATCGGCGTGCTTGGCGAATATATCGGCAAGATCCTCTCTGAACTGAAAGCGCGGCCGATCTATTTCGTCGCCGAACAGTCGCTGCGCACCTCGCCTGATCAGACGAACGCCACCCACTCTTCCTCGCATACGGCGGACCCGGTGTGA
- a CDS encoding ChbG/HpnK family deacetylase, with translation MSGPRRITLCADDYGISEGVNRGIRDLIERRRLNATSVMVVGPAATREEAEALSRVAANGTCEIGLHVTLTAPFSPLTMHFRPLDGGMFWPVGKLLRMALLRRLDAEFVYAEVMAQIVLFRELFGAPPAYLDGHQHVQLFPGNRDGFIRAARDAAPDAWARQCGRTHASLRLGNPKAMLLDALSATFRKRCAENGLHTNPAFAGAYDFRKLPDFGSLMRGFLAPLPDGGLVMCHPGFVDDTLRELDPLTDQREREHAYLAGDDFPRLLDELGISLAKA, from the coding sequence GTGAGCGGACCGCGCCGCATCACCCTTTGTGCCGACGATTACGGCATCAGCGAAGGCGTCAACCGCGGCATCCGCGACCTGATCGAACGCCGACGCCTTAACGCGACTTCGGTGATGGTGGTTGGCCCCGCCGCCACGCGCGAGGAAGCCGAGGCGCTGTCGCGTGTCGCTGCGAATGGCACCTGCGAGATCGGTCTGCATGTCACGCTGACCGCGCCCTTCTCCCCGCTGACAATGCATTTCCGTCCGCTCGACGGCGGCATGTTCTGGCCGGTTGGAAAGCTCTTGCGCATGGCGCTGTTACGGCGCCTCGATGCTGAATTCGTCTATGCCGAGGTGATGGCGCAGATCGTGCTGTTCCGCGAATTGTTCGGCGCACCGCCCGCCTATCTCGACGGCCACCAGCACGTCCAGTTGTTTCCGGGAAACCGCGACGGTTTCATCCGCGCCGCGCGCGACGCCGCACCTGACGCATGGGCGCGGCAATGCGGACGGACGCATGCATCTTTGCGCCTCGGCAATCCCAAGGCCATGCTGTTGGATGCTTTGAGCGCGACCTTCCGCAAGCGCTGCGCCGAGAATGGCCTGCACACCAATCCCGCTTTCGCGGGCGCGTATGATTTCCGGAAGCTCCCCGACTTCGGCAGCCTGATGCGCGGCTTCCTCGCACCCCTTCCGGACGGCGGGCTTGTGATGTGCCATCCTGGGTTCGTTGACGACACCCTACGGGAGCTCGATCCGCTGACCGACCAGCGCGAACGCGAGCATGCTTACCTCGCCGGCGACGATTTCCCACGTCTGCTCGATGAACTCGGCATCTCGCTCGCAAAGGCATAA
- a CDS encoding DUF2076 domain-containing protein, with protein MTPQERQLIDDLFGRLERLETTPRDAEAESAIMAGLRRAPNAVYALVQTVLLQDEALKHATARIEQLEAGEAPQNQGSFLDSLRGTLFGENAAPSRGSVPNVPPSNPNARPVWNSGQVLGQPDSYADPRSAPGGYAQPGYGAPQPQGGGSSFLGTAAAAAAGMIGGSLLMNSLRGLGGGLGGGQQQSFGNSSNPWGGSNSNDSLARDAGINDIDKTGGSIEDRRQSFADRAQDAEQDRYDDQDQDQDQDQDDDDGDFDDGSFDSDDSDFA; from the coding sequence ATGACCCCGCAAGAGCGCCAGTTGATCGACGATCTGTTTGGCCGGCTCGAAAGGCTCGAAACCACCCCGCGTGACGCCGAGGCGGAATCCGCAATCATGGCCGGTTTGCGGCGCGCGCCGAATGCCGTCTACGCTCTGGTGCAGACGGTGCTGCTGCAGGACGAAGCGCTCAAGCACGCGACCGCGCGGATCGAACAGCTTGAGGCGGGCGAGGCTCCGCAAAACCAAGGCAGCTTCCTGGATTCACTGCGCGGCACGCTGTTCGGCGAGAACGCCGCGCCTTCGCGCGGCTCGGTGCCGAACGTGCCGCCCTCCAATCCAAACGCACGGCCGGTCTGGAACAGCGGTCAGGTACTCGGCCAGCCCGATAGCTATGCCGATCCGCGTAGCGCACCGGGTGGCTATGCCCAGCCGGGCTATGGCGCGCCGCAGCCGCAAGGCGGCGGATCGTCGTTTCTCGGCACCGCGGCTGCGGCCGCAGCCGGCATGATCGGCGGCTCCTTGCTGATGAACAGCCTGCGCGGCCTTGGAGGTGGACTTGGCGGCGGCCAGCAACAGAGTTTCGGCAATAGTTCTAATCCGTGGGGCGGCAGCAACAGCAATGACTCGCTCGCACGCGACGCCGGCATCAACGACATCGACAAGACCGGCGGCAGCATCGAGGATCGCCGCCAGAGCTTCGCCGACCGGGCGCAGGACGCCGAGCAGGACCGCTATGACGATCAAGATCAGGACCAAGATCAGGATCAGGACGATGACGACGGCGATTTCGACGATGGAAGCTTCGACTCCGACGACAGCGATTTTGCCTGA
- a CDS encoding L,D-transpeptidase, whose translation MSAKIRLALVAGACLIGTSYPAFAQSAGSQVYYAAQSDYAPPPQRAAYQQPASNMGGGFIQFLFGGGEQMAPAYQQMPEDQYDPRQRGYQQDRSVEAAQPGFDPRYEKQVVDYNGKEAAGTLVIDTPNKFLYLVQGNGQALRYGVGVGKPGFMWSGVKTISAKREWPDWTPPAEMLKRRPDLPRHMEGGPENPLGARAMYLGSSLYRIHGSNEPWTIGTNVSSGCIRMRNEDVIDLYGRVKVGTRVVVL comes from the coding sequence ATGTCCGCAAAAATCCGTCTCGCGCTCGTCGCCGGCGCATGTCTGATCGGCACGAGTTATCCCGCGTTCGCCCAGAGCGCCGGTTCTCAAGTCTATTATGCCGCGCAGTCTGACTACGCTCCGCCACCACAGCGCGCGGCCTATCAGCAGCCCGCCAGCAATATGGGGGGCGGCTTCATCCAGTTTCTGTTCGGCGGTGGCGAGCAGATGGCGCCTGCGTATCAGCAAATGCCCGAGGATCAGTACGATCCGCGGCAGCGCGGCTATCAGCAGGACCGTTCGGTCGAAGCAGCGCAACCCGGCTTCGATCCTCGCTATGAAAAGCAGGTCGTCGATTACAACGGCAAGGAAGCGGCCGGTACGCTCGTGATCGATACGCCGAACAAGTTTCTCTATCTGGTGCAGGGCAACGGCCAGGCGCTGCGCTACGGCGTCGGTGTCGGCAAGCCCGGCTTCATGTGGTCCGGTGTGAAGACGATTTCAGCGAAGCGCGAGTGGCCGGACTGGACGCCGCCTGCGGAAATGCTCAAGCGCCGCCCCGATCTGCCGCGCCATATGGAAGGCGGCCCGGAAAACCCGCTTGGCGCGCGTGCGATGTATCTTGGCTCGTCGCTGTATCGCATCCACGGCTCCAACGAACCGTGGACGATCGGCACCAATGTTTCCTCGGGGTGCATCCGCATGCGCAATGAGGATGTCATCGATCTCTATGGTCGCGTCAAGGTTGGCACCCGCGTCGTTGTGCTCTGA
- a CDS encoding protein phosphatase CheZ, whose amino-acid sequence MTAQRKRFRIEELQFGAMPELNDAGSDQMHERIMTELRVIREQMGRITLGSRVRTEDNTITQEEANAKAALESYRAQIAQCEKLKVELDLIHEAINRTKEEIAVLHGTSFSGAEMSKVTGELGAIVGGTEEATDQILAAAEAIDQAASALAKGTSADQQERMVADISERVISIFEACNFQDLTGQRISKVMNTMKFIEHHINVMMDIWGGVDAIKAHAPAILDTREGDAKLLNGPKLDGDEGHASQNDIDALFN is encoded by the coding sequence ATGACAGCTCAGCGCAAGCGTTTTCGCATTGAAGAATTGCAATTCGGCGCCATGCCGGAATTGAACGACGCAGGATCCGATCAGATGCATGAGCGCATCATGACCGAGCTACGCGTCATTCGCGAACAGATGGGCCGGATCACGCTGGGCTCCCGCGTCCGGACTGAAGACAACACGATCACGCAGGAAGAAGCTAACGCCAAGGCCGCGCTCGAATCCTACCGTGCGCAGATCGCCCAGTGCGAGAAGCTCAAGGTCGAGCTCGACCTGATCCACGAAGCAATCAACCGCACCAAGGAAGAAATCGCCGTGCTGCACGGCACGAGCTTCAGCGGCGCGGAAATGTCGAAGGTCACCGGCGAGCTCGGAGCCATCGTCGGGGGCACCGAAGAAGCCACCGACCAGATTCTTGCCGCCGCGGAAGCCATCGATCAGGCTGCCAGCGCGCTCGCCAAAGGTACCTCGGCCGATCAGCAGGAACGTATGGTCGCCGACATCTCCGAGCGCGTCATCAGCATCTTCGAAGCCTGCAACTTCCAGGACCTCACCGGCCAGCGCATCAGCAAGGTGATGAACACGATGAAGTTCATCGAGCATCACATCAACGTCATGATGGACATCTGGGGCGGCGTCGACGCCATCAAGGCGCATGCGCCGGCGATCCTCGATACCCGCGAGGGCGACGCCAAGCTGCTCAACGGACCGAAGCTCGACGGTGACGAAGGGCACGCTTCGCAGAACGATATCGACGCGCTGTTCAACTAA
- a CDS encoding MFS transporter, producing the protein MNPFAGPAALIAGPHRAVAVLCVTQILGWGALFYPPALTMTYIADVHGWSLPLALSGFSIALGISGLCAPYTCGLIDKRGGNLVMSVGALVGAAGLVLLPLAPNYIVYVLAWILIGLAISSCLYDPAFTTLTRIYGMASRGPITVVTFSGGLASTVGWPFMHFLIEHFGWKSVFFTWAAVLALLIAPLHWFALPRRKAQMKTAVAAADEPAAKKRFVKPHGWSFFLMAAGFAGHAFALSGTTTHLLPILQRGGLDPGLAVTIGAMFGPAQLVTRFADFASKGRLHPVWVARFSMCTMAAAFSVLAFAGIETLHAIIFAILFGAANGVMTIARGALPLATFGPTGYGRVVGRISRPGQITQALSPFILAFVIDRWSDQAALEIIIMAIALALLSFSLLRRV; encoded by the coding sequence ATGAACCCTTTTGCCGGACCGGCCGCGCTGATTGCAGGGCCTCATCGCGCGGTTGCGGTGTTGTGCGTCACCCAGATTCTGGGGTGGGGCGCGTTATTTTATCCTCCCGCCCTCACCATGACCTATATCGCGGATGTGCACGGCTGGTCGCTGCCGTTGGCGTTGTCCGGATTTTCCATTGCGCTTGGCATTTCGGGGCTATGTGCGCCCTATACTTGTGGGTTGATCGACAAGCGCGGCGGTAATCTGGTGATGTCTGTCGGCGCATTGGTCGGTGCAGCTGGACTGGTGTTGCTTCCACTGGCGCCCAATTACATCGTCTACGTGCTGGCATGGATTCTGATCGGGCTTGCCATTTCCAGCTGCCTTTACGATCCCGCCTTCACCACGCTCACGCGCATTTATGGGATGGCCTCTCGCGGGCCGATCACTGTTGTCACGTTCTCTGGCGGCCTTGCCTCCACGGTGGGGTGGCCGTTCATGCATTTCCTGATCGAGCATTTCGGTTGGAAAAGTGTGTTCTTTACCTGGGCGGCGGTGCTCGCTTTGCTGATCGCGCCGTTGCACTGGTTTGCGTTGCCAAGGCGCAAGGCGCAGATGAAGACCGCGGTTGCGGCGGCCGACGAGCCGGCTGCGAAGAAGCGCTTCGTCAAGCCGCATGGCTGGTCTTTTTTCCTGATGGCGGCAGGTTTCGCAGGTCATGCTTTCGCGCTGTCGGGCACCACGACGCATCTTTTGCCGATCCTGCAGCGTGGTGGACTCGATCCGGGTCTCGCCGTGACGATCGGTGCGATGTTTGGTCCTGCCCAGCTTGTGACGCGCTTTGCGGATTTCGCCAGCAAAGGGCGGCTGCACCCCGTCTGGGTGGCGCGGTTCTCGATGTGCACCATGGCGGCCGCCTTTTCGGTTCTGGCGTTTGCGGGCATCGAGACGCTGCATGCCATCATCTTCGCGATTCTGTTCGGTGCGGCCAATGGCGTGATGACGATCGCGCGTGGCGCGCTGCCGCTCGCGACCTTTGGTCCGACAGGCTATGGCCGCGTGGTCGGGCGAATTTCGCGGCCGGGCCAGATCACGCAGGCGCTCTCGCCGTTCATTCTCGCCTTTGTCATCGATCGCTGGTCCGATCAGGCCGCTCTCGAAATTATCATCATGGCGATTGCTCTGGCGCTGCTTTCCTTCTCGCTGCTGCGGCGGGTGTGA
- a CDS encoding co-chaperone GroES yields MAKTTFRPLHDRVVVKRIDAEEKTKGGIIIPDNAKEKPSQGKIVAVGPGGRDEAGKLIPIDLKVGDVVLFGKWSGTEVKLDGEDLLIMKESDVMGVLA; encoded by the coding sequence ATGGCCAAAACCACGTTCCGTCCGCTGCACGACCGTGTTGTCGTCAAGCGCATCGACGCTGAAGAAAAGACCAAGGGCGGCATCATCATTCCGGACAACGCCAAGGAAAAGCCTTCGCAGGGCAAGATCGTCGCCGTCGGCCCGGGTGGCCGCGACGAAGCCGGCAAGCTGATCCCGATCGACCTCAAGGTCGGCGACGTTGTTCTGTTCGGCAAGTGGTCGGGCACCGAAGTGAAGCTCGATGGCGAAGACCTCCTCATCATGAAGGAGTCCGACGTCATGGGCGTGCTGGCCTAA
- the groL gene encoding chaperonin GroEL (60 kDa chaperone family; promotes refolding of misfolded polypeptides especially under stressful conditions; forms two stacked rings of heptamers to form a barrel-shaped 14mer; ends can be capped by GroES; misfolded proteins enter the barrel where they are refolded when GroES binds) — protein MAAKDVKFSGDARERMLRGVDTLANAVKVTLGPKGRNVVIDKSFGAPRITKDGVTVAKEIELEDKFENMGAQMVREVASKTNDLAGDGTTTATVLAQAIVREGAKSVAAGMNPMDLKRGIDIAVAAVIKDIEKRAKPVASSSEVAQVGTISANGDSTIGKMIAQAMQKVGNEGVITVEEAKSLDTEVDIVEGMKFDRGYLSPYFVTNAEKMTAELEDTYILLHEKKLTGLQAMLPVLEAVVQSGKPLLIIAEDIEGEALATLVVNRLRGGLKVAAVKAPGFGDRRKAMLEDIAILTGGQLISEDLGMKLENVTLKQLGRAKKAVIDKENTTIVGGAGKKAEIEARVNQIKAQIEETTSDYDREKLQERLAKLAGGVAVIRVGGATEIEVKEKKDRVEDALNATRAAVQEGIVPGGGTALLRAKKAVGRINNDNADVQAGINIVLKALEAPIRQIAENAGVEGSIVVGKILENKTETFGFDAQNEEYVDMVAKGIIDPAKVVRTALQDAASVAGLLVTTEAMVAELPKEAAPAMPGGGGMGGMGGMGGMGF, from the coding sequence ATGGCTGCCAAGGACGTTAAATTTTCGGGCGACGCGCGCGAACGCATGCTGCGCGGCGTCGACACCCTCGCCAACGCCGTCAAGGTGACGCTGGGCCCGAAGGGCCGCAACGTCGTGATCGACAAGTCGTTCGGCGCGCCACGCATCACCAAGGACGGCGTCACCGTCGCCAAGGAGATCGAGCTCGAAGACAAGTTCGAGAACATGGGCGCGCAGATGGTGCGCGAAGTGGCTTCCAAGACCAACGATCTGGCTGGCGACGGCACCACCACCGCGACCGTTCTCGCGCAGGCGATCGTGCGCGAAGGCGCGAAGTCGGTTGCCGCCGGTATGAACCCGATGGACCTGAAGCGCGGCATCGACATCGCAGTTGCCGCCGTCATCAAGGACATCGAGAAGCGCGCAAAGCCCGTCGCGTCGTCGTCGGAAGTCGCACAGGTCGGTACCATTTCGGCCAACGGCGATTCCACCATCGGCAAGATGATCGCGCAGGCGATGCAGAAAGTCGGCAACGAAGGCGTCATCACGGTTGAAGAAGCCAAGTCGCTCGACACCGAAGTCGATATCGTTGAAGGCATGAAGTTCGACCGTGGCTATCTCTCGCCCTACTTCGTCACCAATGCCGAGAAGATGACCGCCGAACTCGAGGATACCTACATCCTCCTCCACGAGAAGAAGCTCACCGGCCTGCAGGCGATGCTGCCTGTGCTGGAAGCTGTGGTGCAGTCTGGGAAGCCGCTCCTGATCATCGCGGAAGACATCGAAGGCGAGGCGCTCGCGACCCTCGTCGTCAACCGTCTGCGCGGTGGCCTCAAGGTTGCGGCTGTGAAGGCTCCGGGCTTCGGCGATCGCCGCAAGGCGATGCTCGAGGACATCGCGATCCTCACCGGCGGCCAGCTCATCTCCGAAGATCTCGGCATGAAGCTTGAGAACGTCACGCTCAAGCAGCTCGGCCGCGCCAAGAAGGCGGTGATCGACAAGGAGAACACCACCATCGTCGGCGGCGCCGGCAAAAAGGCGGAGATCGAAGCTCGCGTCAACCAGATCAAGGCGCAGATCGAAGAAACCACTTCGGACTACGACCGTGAGAAGCTGCAAGAGCGTCTTGCCAAGCTCGCGGGCGGCGTCGCGGTGATCCGCGTCGGCGGTGCGACCGAGATCGAGGTGAAGGAAAAGAAGGACCGCGTCGAAGACGCGCTCAACGCGACCCGCGCGGCCGTTCAGGAAGGCATCGTTCCCGGCGGCGGCACCGCGCTGCTGCGTGCCAAGAAGGCGGTCGGCCGCATCAACAACGACAACGCCGATGTCCAGGCTGGCATCAACATCGTGCTCAAGGCGCTGGAAGCTCCGATCCGTCAGATCGCGGAGAACGCCGGTGTCGAGGGTTCGATCGTGGTCGGCAAGATTCTGGAGAACAAGACCGAGACCTTCGGTTTCGACGCCCAGAACGAAGAGTATGTCGACATGGTCGCCAAGGGCATCATCGACCCGGCGAAGGTCGTGCGCACCGCGCTGCAGGACGCCGCTTCGGTGGCAGGCCTGCTGGTGACGACCGAAGCCATGGTCGCCGAGCTGCCGAAGGAAGCCGCACCCGCGATGCCGGGCGGCGGCGGAATGGGTGGCATGGGAGGAATGGGCGGCATGGGCTTCTAA